The nucleotide window GATACGGTCCCCTGGGTGGTTGGTAAAATATATACAACCTCAAGTGGCATTCAGTTGTGTAGTGCTTGCACGGCAATTCCGCTACTGGATTAGAAAGTCCGGAGTTCGTGTCCCAACCTACGGACCTGATGAAATAAGGTGTGATCCCTACTGACCTACTACTACAAGAGAGGTTGCTATCCTTCGCAAATGTCATTGTGAGCTGTGCCCTTGAGGTTAGCCACAACTTGACTACGGCAAGGTCAAGGTTGCTAAAGTTTTTCAAATCCTTAGACAGTTGGGGAACTCCACTTTGGGAACTAATGCGTTCCATGGTCTACAGATTATACTATTCACAGTAGAGGAAATCCATCATGCTTGTCTAAGAGGATGCATATTTTGAAATTCCGTCTTTGGTTCCAACAGTCTAAcctctacccccccccccccaggtccGGACATGATGACGTCGACCGTGGCGGGTTCGACGGTTGCCACGGTGACGAGCGGCCGGCAGCCCGAGTGGTTCGAGGACCAGCGCGGCGTGCCCGAGCAGCAGTCCAAGTACCTGCTCAAACTCAGGAGTCTGCGCGAGGGGCTCATCAGGCAGGAACAGGTACGACCTACGGAGTCTTTACTCAGATACTCAGATGTACCTCTCTCTTTCCCCCTCTCtttctcccccctctctctctctctctttctctctctctctccccctctgtgtctgtccctctctctctctttctttttaTTCGGTTCTCTCTCTTCTtatatctctctctctgtctgtctgtctgcatgtctgtctgtctgtctgcatgtctgtctgtagtcGATTGGCACTAGATTTGTATTTGTTGCCGGGTTAAGCAGCAGAGAAAAAATTGAACTATCTGTCGCAATAGTATATTTAAAGATGACCTTTACAAATGCGTCCTGTGAACCACTCCGCAAGACCGAGTCCATGACATGCAACAAAAGATGATCACTCAAGCTGTTTTTCCCTACACTAAGACTTTTTTTATCCACCAGGCTAACCTGAACAACGCCCTGGGCCGTATCCAGCGTCAGAACTACGCGGGGAAACACAACGCCAAGCCGTTCTACAACCGAAAGCCGCTGCCGCATGCGCAGAGCACGCCGTTCCACCGCAAGGCGCCGCACCTGGAGAGGCTGAAGCGGATCAGGGAGATGAAACCGCCGCCAaggtaaggacaggtgtacCAGCATATGCACGTTAAGACATAAAAGATACCcacaaatagttactcaagcaactggacatgattttggaaacggtcagacgtagcatccactacttttcgtcagtgactctgagcaagattacGAGATAGCCAAGTGTGAAGTGTCTCAAGACGTCCACGTAGATAACAGACACGAAGGTGTGTTTTACAGATATAACAActtctccaaacagatgtagaaaggcaaaatcgtaacgcTTCTCAAGCTCCTGGTTCCCATGCAGAGCAGCGAGCCCTTCTGCCTCTTCATATCTAATGTGTTATTCAACGAATTATATACGCATGACACTCTGTAAGTGTGtttagacagaaaaaaaagaagaaaaaaaataaaaaaactctttagagattacaaagaaaatgttcgCATCGAAAGAAAATTCAGGAAGATGATAAGACTAAGTGCACTATTCAATACAATACCACGTTAGACCACCGACATACGCATATATCATTCTATAATAAGTACTTTTTCACTCATGTCCAGGTTGGAGCCGCTGCAAGGCCAGCCCATGTTGAGCAGTACCGTCCCGACCAAGACGGGGGTCTCCACCAGCAACAAGACGCCGCGCGAAGACGATGACGTCGACATCTTGATGGAGAGTTGGAAGAAACGTTACCTGAGCGAACCAGGTGCAAAAATCGGCCCGTCTCAGCTCCAAGCTCTGCTGCACCCGACGCACAGCATCCCAAACGTGGGCCGGAGGGCCATCGGCTCCCCGAAAGACTTGTCTCTCAGTTTCTCGCGAGAGGACAGCTTCACGAAGCAGAAGCCTTTGAACAGACCGCCGCGGTACGCGCGAAggagcgtgacgtcacagcagAGCAATGAACACATCAATCTGGAGCCGGATGTGGCGAGTTATCAGGTAGGGTGAAGATAGAGGGAAGAAAAGAGAATGTGTCGGATGTGTGGAATTGTGTGaaattgtatatacatgtacgttgctCATAGAGGTGCGAAAGATGTCCTTCATCATCTCTTTTTTCCATCCTTTCTTCCCGCCACAGCTTCCCATTGTCCAGGCGACGCCGCCGGATCACGTGATGCACGTCCTGGAGCAGATGGCGCGTGCGCAGACCGTGTCCGGCGCCCTGAAGCCGCCTCCAACAACGCCATGGTTGGACGGACAGGTGGGCGATAGCGCCGCCATGCGGCTGCAGTTTGCATTGCAATTACCATTATCAATAGAAGACGCTGCTATGAACGTTTTTGTTTTGCTCCAGGTATGCTTAACATTCCTCTTTCTGTTACAGTATGACTATGACCCCGATGTTATGACTCACCTGACGTCATCGATGGCGCAACTTCCGGCGGAAGTGCCTTACGAACAGGACTTTCCAGTGGAGAACGTTGAGACAAAAACTGAAGATGTTGCACCTGAAAATATTCCTCAAGACCCTCCTGCAGATAATGTCTTTATAACCCAAGACACAACAGAAGTTTCTCAGACTGTTTCGAGAGACCCTAAGACGTCGGAC belongs to Branchiostoma lanceolatum isolate klBraLanc5 chromosome 15, klBraLanc5.hap2, whole genome shotgun sequence and includes:
- the LOC136421019 gene encoding uncharacterized protein, translating into MMTSTVAGSTVATVTSGRQPEWFEDQRGVPEQQSKYLLKLRSLREGLIRQEQANLNNALGRIQRQNYAGKHNAKPFYNRKPLPHAQSTPFHRKAPHLERLKRIREMKPPPRLEPLQGQPMLSSTVPTKTGVSTSNKTPREDDDVDILMESWKKRYLSEPGAKIGPSQLQALLHPTHSIPNVGRRAIGSPKDLSLSFSREDSFTKQKPLNRPPRYARRSVTSQQSNEHINLEPDVASYQLPIVQATPPDHVMHVLEQMARAQTVSGALKPPPTTPWLDGQYDYDPDVMTHLTSSMAQLPAEVPYEQDFPVENVETKTEDVAPENIPQDPPADNVFITQDTTEVSQTVSRDPKTSDSSVSEKKVETPEKKVSSKESKRSSHRSNSNHQTPAAVSSRGSNNSQLDVLKGSADDSESGSASPRRQIVVQMPEMPAAHAGKEEISEAA